The Amaranthus tricolor cultivar Red isolate AtriRed21 chromosome 6, ASM2621246v1, whole genome shotgun sequence genome has a segment encoding these proteins:
- the LOC130815553 gene encoding uncharacterized protein LOC130815553, producing MTSIFSHHSSRNREEHPSRRDENYMPRHPEPPSDMGPPRSRHVYVTEGEAKTRNLLDGGNDPMFNRNRKDIFFAIRDELPTPPPTATPSNCRNYYLWCDYHKEYGHTLGQSRELKRILHQLADEGELSRFINRKDYGTRGDAERRPWNQKRDEVRRESSNTQGTINMIFGGYTEEYPTIRAAKDSVHTLFKGPPKTTSSGAIMRFDATTYQPLQQPHTDALVVTIKIGQMMVRRVLVNTGSTTDLITIECLRQMKFEENHLQPLDKPLIGFGGNQVISLGTIILPVRVGEKDRSRTMPMRFTVVDLTFPYNAIMGLLLINKIKAVIFPHQLLLQFEQDDGQVGMLKGDQVMAR from the coding sequence atgaccTCAATATTCTCCCATCACTCCTCAAGGAACAGAGAGGAACATCCATCAAGAAGAGACGAAAACTACATGCCGCGTCATCCGGAACCCCCATCAGACATGGGACCTCCACGATCTAGACATGTATATGTCACAGAAGGGGAAGCCAAGACACGGAATTTGCTCGACGGAGGTAACGAcccgatgttcaaccgcaacagAAAAGACATATTCTTTGCCATTCGGGACgagttgccaactccacctcctactGCCACCCCCTCTAATTGTCGCAACTACTAtttgtggtgtgattaccacaaagaatATGGCCATACCTTGGGCCAAAGTCGCGAACTCAAGCGTATCCTACATCAGCTAGCCGACGAGGGGGAGCTATCAAGGTTCATCAATCGAAAAGACTATGGCACGAGAGGCGACGCGGAAAGAAGGCCTTGGAACCAGAAAAGAGACGAGGTTAGGCGTgaaagttccaacacacaaGGAACCATCAATATGATTTTCGGCGGCTACACCGAGGAATATCCTACAATCCGCGCCGCGAAAGACAGCGTCCATACTCTGTTCAAAGGACCTCCAAAAACCACCTCAAGTGGGGCGATCATGAGATTTGATGCCACTACTTACCAACCGTTGCAACAACCACACACTGATGCTTTAGTGGTTACCATCAAGATTGGGCAAATGATGGTAAGGCGAGTATTGGTGAATACCGGAAGTACGACCGATCTTATAACGATAGAATGCCTCAGGCAAATGAAGTTCGAAGAAAATCACTTACAGCCCCTCGATAAACCCTTGATCGGGTTCGGAGGAAATCAAGTCATATCCCTGGGAACAATTATACTCCCTGTACGGGTGGGGGAGAAAGACAGAAGCAGAACAATGCCCATGCGATTCACGGTGGTGGACCTGACATTCCCTTATAATGCCATCATGGGACTCCTACTTATCAATAAAATCAAAGCCGTaatcttccctcatcaactTTTATTGCAATTTGAACAAGACGACGGACAAGTAGGTATGCTTAAGGGAGACCAGGTAATGGCCCGCTAA
- the LOC130815048 gene encoding mitochondrial import inner membrane translocase subunit TIM17-2-like, whose product MGTPETSREPCPDRILDDVGGAFAMGAVGGSVFHFIKGSANAPKGERFLGGFQTMRMSAPRTGGGFAVWGGLFSTFDCSMVYLRQKEDPWNSIFAGAATGGFLSMRQGLRASARSAAFGGVLLAFIEGVGIMINRMTSPPPQIYEDPNMLGYGMGGANPQMGGGNSGGFGFPGQMKESDVGGDSGGSGWFGGWFGGGDKKKEGNGSSGSGSSGSEAKVLESFDSPPIPNFDYK is encoded by the coding sequence ATGGGAACACCAGAAACTTCACGAGAACCCTGCCCAGACAGAATCCTCGACGATGTAGGTGGAGCTTTCGCCATGGGAGCAGTAGGTGGTTCTGTCTTTCACTTTATCAAAGGTTCTGCCAACGCTCCTAAAGGCGAACGCTTTTTAGGCGGTTTCCAGACCATGCGTATGAGTGCTCCAAGAACTGGTGGTGGTTTTGCAGTTTGGGGTGGATTATTCTCAACCTTTGATTGTAGTATGGTTTATCTTCGCCAAAAGGAAGATCCATGGAATTCGATCTTTGCAGGCGCTGCTACTGGTGGGTTTCTGTCGATGCGACAAGGGCTGCGTGCTTCTGCAAGATCTGCTGCTTTTGGTGGGGTTTTGTTGGCGTTTATTGAAGGGGTTGGGATAATGATTAATCGGATGACTTCCCCACCTCCTCAGATTTATGAGGATCCGAACATGCTTGGGTATGGGATGGGTGGGGCTAATCCGCAAATGGGTGGAGGGAATAGTGGTGGGTTTGGTTTTCCGGGTCAAATGAAAGAGTCTGATGTGGGTGGGGATAGTGGTGGGTCAGGTTGGTTTGGTGGGTGGTTTGGAGGTGGTGATAAGAAGAAAGAGGGGAATGGGTCTAGTGGAAGCGGGTCAAGTGGAAGTGAAGCTAAGGTTTTGGAAAGCTTTGATTCACCTCCTATCCCAAATTTTGATTACAAGTGA